The bacterium genome has a window encoding:
- the aroQ gene encoding type II 3-dehydroquinate dehydratase gives MRIGVLHGPNLNLLGRREPEVYGRATLEQANERLEAVAAELGVGLEVFQSNSEGALVDWIQESAERVAGYVVNAGGYTHTSVAILDALLGVGRPFVEVHVTNPQAREPFRHRSLLAPRAVGTVAGFGIESYVLGLRGLVARLRSGG, from the coding sequence TTGAGGATCGGGGTTCTGCACGGGCCGAATCTCAACCTGCTCGGGCGCCGTGAGCCGGAGGTGTACGGCCGGGCGACGCTGGAGCAGGCGAACGAGCGCCTCGAGGCGGTGGCTGCCGAGCTCGGGGTCGGGCTGGAGGTGTTCCAGTCCAACAGCGAGGGAGCGCTGGTGGACTGGATCCAGGAGAGCGCCGAGCGGGTAGCGGGCTACGTCGTCAACGCCGGGGGGTATACGCATACCAGCGTCGCGATCCTCGATGCGTTGCTGGGGGTCGGGCGCCCGTTCGTGGAAGTGCATGTGACGAATCCGCAGGCTCGCGAGCCGTTCCGACACCGTTCGCTCCTGGCGCCGCGGGCGGTGGGGACGGTGGCGGGCTTCGGGATCGAGAGCTACGTGCTCGGACTGAGGGGCCTCGTCGCACGGCTCCGGTCGGGCGGGTGA